In Passer domesticus isolate bPasDom1 chromosome 9, bPasDom1.hap1, whole genome shotgun sequence, a genomic segment contains:
- the LOC135308350 gene encoding PHD finger protein 7-like, whose amino-acid sequence MGLLGSFQRCCVCGQSGATIMCCQEDCERWFHLPCAKEGGCVNQYITPYSSYCPQHRPVQEVRATPEPGTDCPICLEPVEDRKTFNTMVCPKCKRAWFHRDCIQGQAMCAGLLYFCCPLCRNMEDFSVEMMIMGIRIPFRQPTWEDNDAFAYLGERHSTCNARECLYPGGREEAEQEGLQG is encoded by the exons atggggcTGCTTGGCTCTTTCCAGCGCTGCTGCGTCTGTGGCCAGAGCGGGGCAACCATCATGTGCTGCCAGGAGGACTGCGAGAGATGgttccacctgccctgtgccaaggAGGGCGGCTGTGTCAATCAGTACATCACTCCATACAG CTCTTACTGTCCCCAGCACCGTCCAGTGCAGGAGGTGCGGGCGACTCCAGAGCCGGGCACCGATTGCCCCAtctgcctggagcctgtggAGGATAGAAAGACCTTCAATACCATGGTGTGCCCAAAGTGCAAAAGAGCCTGGTTCCACAGGGACTGCATCCAG ggacaggccatgtgCGCTGGTCTTTTATACttctgctgtcccctgtgcagAAACATGGAGGACTTCTCTGTTGAAATGATGATCATGGGGATCCGAATCCCCTTCAG ACAGCCAACATGGGAGGACAACGACGCCTTTGCTTATCTTGGAGAGAGGCACAGCACGTGCAATGCCAGGGAATGCCTTTACcctggaggcagggaggaggcagaacaAGAGGG CCTCCAGGGATGA
- the LOC135308351 gene encoding PHD finger protein 7-like → MGLLGSFQRCCVCGQSGATIMCCQEDCERWFHLPCAKEGGCVNQYITPYSSYCPQHRPVQEVRATPEPGTDCPICLEPVEDRKTFNTMVCPKCKRAWFHRDCIQGQAMCAGLLYFCCPLCRNMEDFSVEMMIMGIRIPFRQPTWEDNDAFAYLGERHSTCNARECLYPGGREEAEQEGIPGHQAQLRHAGAIGAGSPVSISRDQQPKQPATASITAVTAIFLAGHQQPQQIKANIQQLPRP, encoded by the exons atggggcTGCTTGGCTCTTTCCAGCGCTGCTGCGTCTGTGGCCAGAGCGGGGCAACCATCATGTGCTGCCAGGAGGACTGCGAGAGATGgttccacctgccctgtgccaaggAGGGCGGCTGTGTCAATCAGTACATCACTCCATACAG CTCTTACTGTCCCCAGCACCGTCCAGTGCAGGAGGTGCGGGCGACTCCAGAGCCGGGCACCGATTGCCCCAtctgcctggagcctgtggAGGATAGAAAGACCTTCAATACCATGGTGTGCCCAAAGTGCAAAAGAGCCTGGTTCCACAGGGACTGCATCCAG ggacaggccatgtgCGCTGGTCTTTTATACttctgctgtcccctgtgcagAAACATGGAGGACTTCTCTGTTGAAATGATGATCATGGGGATCCGAATCCCCTTCAG ACAGCCAACATGGGAGGACAACGACGCCTTTGCTTATCTTGGAGAGAGGCACAGCACGTGCAATGCCAGGGAATGCCTTTACcctggaggcagggaggaggcagaacaAGAGGG AATCCCAGGACATCAGGCCCAGCTCCGGCACGCCGGTGCCATCGGGGCTGGCTCCCCCGTCTCCATCTCCAGAGACCAGCAGCCAAAACAGCCAGCAACAGCCAGCATCACAGCAGTCACTGCCATCTTCCTTGCTggacaccagcagccccagcagatcaAGGCCAACATACAGCAGCTCCCCAGACCCTGA